In the genome of bacterium, one region contains:
- a CDS encoding sugar phosphate nucleotidyltransferase, with protein sequence MKAVVLAAGKSMRTYPLTLTRPKPVLPLLGRPLLAHTLEALAAVADEAILVVGYRAEMVRATFGERYAGLKLEYRVQADQRGTADAVASARDAVAADFLVINGDDYYGAENVKAVASASGAALLGAPVASSGRFGVLEVERGLLRRIKEKPADGGAALVNAGLYKVNQEIFAYVDPLEPSPRGELEFTAALEKYATARAVAVVEAAAPWLPIATPQDLISAQTLLWPAGEGSSIIGEGCRLSPEATVGGRSALGARCEVGANAVVEASLLLDGVQVGEGAAVAGSALGEGVVVGAEAVVDGAALGDGARVGAGARVAPGSRVWPNVKITPGSVVTGDLKESEKE encoded by the coding sequence ATGAAGGCCGTCGTCCTGGCCGCCGGCAAGTCGATGCGTACGTACCCGCTCACGCTCACCCGGCCCAAGCCGGTGCTGCCGCTGCTGGGCAGGCCGCTGCTGGCCCACACGCTGGAGGCCCTCGCGGCCGTCGCCGACGAGGCGATACTGGTCGTCGGATACCGGGCCGAGATGGTCCGGGCGACGTTCGGCGAACGCTACGCCGGCTTGAAACTCGAGTACCGGGTGCAAGCCGACCAGCGGGGGACGGCGGACGCCGTGGCCTCGGCTCGAGACGCCGTCGCGGCCGATTTCCTCGTCATCAACGGCGACGACTACTACGGCGCGGAAAACGTAAAGGCGGTGGCTTCCGCGTCCGGCGCCGCGCTACTGGGCGCGCCGGTCGCCTCTTCCGGGCGCTTCGGCGTGCTGGAAGTCGAGCGCGGCCTCTTGCGCCGCATAAAAGAAAAACCCGCCGACGGCGGCGCGGCGCTGGTCAACGCGGGCCTGTATAAAGTCAACCAGGAGATATTCGCGTACGTCGACCCGCTCGAGCCGTCGCCGCGCGGCGAGCTCGAGTTTACCGCGGCGCTGGAAAAATACGCCACGGCTCGAGCCGTAGCGGTGGTCGAGGCCGCAGCGCCGTGGCTGCCGATCGCCACCCCTCAAGACCTAATATCGGCGCAAACTTTGCTCTGGCCTGCAGGGGAAGGAAGTTCTATAATTGGGGAAGGCTGCCGCTTAAGCCCGGAGGCCACGGTCGGCGGCCGCTCGGCCCTGGGCGCGCGTTGCGAGGTCGGCGCCAACGCCGTCGTCGAGGCGTCGTTGCTGCTCGACGGCGTGCAAGTCGGCGAGGGGGCGGCGGTGGCCGGCAGCGCGCTGGGCGAAGGGGTGGTCGTCGGCGCGGAGGCCGTCGTCGACGGCGCGGCCCTGGGGGACGGCGCCCGGGTGGGCGCGGGCGCCCGCGTGGCGCCCGGGAGCCGCGTTTGGCCCAACGTGAAAATTACGCCGGGGTCCGTCGTTACCGGCGACCTTAAGGAAAGCGAAAAGGAGTGA
- a CDS encoding DUF4321 domain-containing protein, giving the protein MPAGKSLLKGLIIVIIGALLGTMVGELLGAYLPEGGVKNFFLKSITFGLDPATLNLHILALTFGLILKINVLTVIGIIGAAFILHKL; this is encoded by the coding sequence ATGCCCGCAGGTAAGAGCCTTCTCAAAGGTTTAATAATCGTTATCATAGGTGCGCTCTTGGGTACGATGGTCGGCGAACTCCTGGGCGCGTACCTCCCGGAAGGCGGCGTGAAAAATTTCTTTCTCAAAAGCATTACCTTCGGCCTCGACCCCGCCACCCTTAACCTGCACATCCTGGCGCTGACCTTCGGATTGATTTTAAAGATAAACGTCCTCACGGTAATCGGCATCATCGGCGCGGCTTTTATCCTCCACAAGCTTTAA
- a CDS encoding helix-turn-helix domain-containing protein, producing the protein MQYAEEHGVRRTAGAYGTTAKTVRKWRDRYREEGVKGLEDRSRRPKNSPGRTARKLEKLVVRLRQQYPTWGGRRLVERFELACSAPTVYSILKRHGAYKPRKRRWRQKRDLREKKKRLGFLGKVQFDLKHLTDIDEYYRPLKAYELPRYEYTARDVRTGMVVVGLAYEASLTNAVTFARYVAGHLERWGVKVRGTTWQTDNGAEFVGSAKAKKPSAFTAAVKRCGARHDRIPPRAPTWNSDVEAFHRTVQDEFYRCERFHGLGDFLAKANTYVAYYNLFRRNRHRGNLSPFQIASSLRPGLSEHLFTPPPIILDLVEPETGEYHVPCPPIFWV; encoded by the coding sequence GTGCAATACGCGGAGGAGCACGGGGTAAGGAGAACGGCGGGGGCGTACGGGACGACGGCTAAGACGGTGCGGAAGTGGCGGGACCGTTACCGGGAGGAGGGGGTTAAGGGGCTTGAGGACCGTAGCCGGCGGCCGAAGAATAGCCCCGGGCGTACGGCGCGGAAGTTGGAGAAGCTGGTGGTACGGCTGCGGCAGCAGTACCCGACGTGGGGTGGGAGGCGTTTGGTGGAACGGTTCGAGTTGGCGTGTTCGGCGCCGACGGTGTATAGTATACTTAAACGGCACGGGGCCTATAAACCTCGGAAGCGGCGGTGGCGGCAGAAGCGAGACCTTAGAGAGAAGAAGAAGCGGCTGGGATTTTTAGGTAAGGTGCAGTTCGACCTGAAGCACTTAACGGATATAGATGAATATTATCGGCCGCTGAAGGCCTACGAGTTGCCGCGGTACGAGTACACGGCGCGGGATGTGCGGACGGGGATGGTGGTGGTAGGGTTAGCGTACGAGGCGTCTTTGACGAACGCGGTGACGTTCGCGCGGTACGTGGCAGGTCACCTGGAACGATGGGGGGTGAAGGTGCGAGGGACGACGTGGCAGACGGACAACGGGGCGGAGTTCGTGGGTAGCGCCAAGGCGAAAAAGCCCTCGGCGTTCACCGCGGCGGTAAAGAGGTGCGGGGCACGGCACGACCGCATCCCGCCGCGGGCGCCGACGTGGAACTCGGACGTAGAGGCGTTCCACCGTACCGTCCAAGACGAGTTCTATCGCTGCGAGCGCTTCCACGGCCTAGGCGACTTCCTGGCCAAAGCCAACACCTACGTCGCCTACTACAACCTCTTCCGCCGCAACCGCCACCGCGGGAACCTGTCTCCGTTCCAAATCGCCTCCTCCTTGCGGCCCGGCCTCTCCGAGCACCTGTTTACCCCGCCCCCTATTATCCTCGACCTCGTTGAACCCGAAACAGGTGAGTACCACGTCCCTTGTCCGCCCATCTTTTGGGTTTAA